A DNA window from Theobroma cacao cultivar B97-61/B2 chromosome 5, Criollo_cocoa_genome_V2, whole genome shotgun sequence contains the following coding sequences:
- the LOC18598611 gene encoding psbP domain-containing protein 6, chloroplastic → MASATLTLLSPLFPNSLNSSLKLRISTVPRNGSSTLMQENLKLDEKVSLRREVLKGLAMLPLLVLGAAPVSEAREVEVGSYLPPSPTDPSFVVFKASPKDTPALRAGNVQPYQFLIPPSWKQSRVANILSGNYCQPKCAEPWVEVKFEDEKQGKVQVVASPLIRLTNKPNASIEEIGSPEKVIASLGPFVTGNSYDPDELLETSVEKRGEQTYYKYVLETPFALTGSHNLAKATAKGSTVVLFVASATDKQWPTSQKTLKAMLDSFEV, encoded by the exons ATGGCCTCTGCTACACTAACTCTTCTATCTCCCCTCTTCCCAAATTCTCTGAACTCTTCCCTCAAACTTAGAATCTCAACAGTGCCAAGAAATGGAAGTTCTACGTTAATGCAAGAAAACCTGAAACTCGATGAGAAAGTAAGTCTGAGGAGAGAAGTGTTGAAAGGACTCGCAATGTTGCCGCTGCTGGTGTTGGGAGCAGCTCCCGTTTCAGAAGCAAGAGAGGTGGAGGTGGGGTCTTATCTTCCTCCATCTCCCACCGACCCTTCTTTTGTTGTCTTCAAGGCCTCCCCCAAAGACACCCCAGCTCTACGTGCAG GAAATGTGCAGCCCTACCAGTTCCTCATTCCGCCAAGTTGGAAACAAAGTCGCGTGGCCAACATATTATCAGGCAATTACTGCCAGCCTAAGTGTGCAGAGCCTTGGGTTGAAGTGAAATTTGAAGACGAGAAGCAGGGAAAAGTGCAAGTGGTGGCATCTCCTTTGATACGTCTAACCAACAAGCCAAATGCATCAATTGAAGAAATTGGGAGTCCCGAGAAGGTGATTGCCTCTCTTGGTCCTTTTGTCACTGGAAATTCCTATGATCCTGATGAACTCCTGGAAACATCTGTTGAAAAACGTGGCGAGCAGACG TACTACAAGTATGTTCTTGAGACACCATTTGCTCTGACGGGTTCCCACAACCTTGCAAAGGCAACGGCAAAAGGAAGCACTGTTGTATTGTTTGTGGCTAGTGCAACTGATAAACAGTGGCCGACATCCCAGAAAACTCTGAAAGCCATGCTTGATTCATTTGAAGTCTAG
- the LOC18598613 gene encoding cAMP-regulated phosphoprotein 21 isoform X2, with translation MELDIQRFLQQSDQHQFEFQHFPTSYLRLAAHRVAQHYGLITMVQDNGLDGLGSRIMVTRTGEIRCPAVRLSEVPAKHSENDKPEQIKIAIRPRPNSGSLNEANQIGIKRSPVRSVEERKEEYDRARARIFSSPSSSDSDDSSPQISVDGKNESLIRDENENCRNSVVDPEKNITVRDGTCRVAIFRDREKDRTDPDYDRSYQRYVRSIPCNQSFGLAPYNMQKIQLPFLQYDSAFPQLGQIPSTQASLSYGIPASPAVSPFSAVGLNQTSRDGAYMQWPSATMMYSNSYDQFRHAVFQAPFCHQPLSFDYSQNR, from the exons ATGGAACTTGATATCCAGAGGTTCTTGCAACAATCTGACCAGCATCAGTTTGAGTTCCAACATTTTCCCACTTCCTACCTGAGGCTTGCAGCACATCGTGTTGCTCAACACTATGGGTTGATAACTATGGTTCAAGATAATGGTTTAGATGGCCTGGGAAGCAGAATCATGGTGACGAGAACAGGTGAAATCAGATGCCCTGCTGTCCGCTTGTCTGAAGTTCCAGCCAAACACTCAGAAAATGATAAACCTGAGCAGATTAAAATTGCTATTAGGCCCAGGCCAAATAGTGGATCTTTAAATGAAGCTAATCAAATTGGTATCAAGAGAAGTCCTGTGAGAAGTGTGGAAGAGAGGAAGGAAGAGTATGACAGGGCTCGAGCACGTATTTTCAGTAGCCCTAGCAGTTCTGATTCTGATGATTCTTCACCTCAGATTTCTGTTGATGGAAAAAATGAATCTCTGATCAGAGATGAGAATGAAAATTGCCGGAACTCTGTTGTTGATCCAGAGAAAAATATTACTGTCCGTGATGGTACATGTCGAGTAGCCATTTTCAGAGACAGAGAGAAGGATCGTACTGACCCAGATTATGACCGGAGTTATCAAAG GTATGTTAGAAGCATTCCATGTAACCAGAGCTTTGGCTTGGCTCCTTACAATATGCAGAAGATTCAGCTTCCATTCCTTCAATATGATTCTGCTTTTCCTCAGTTGGGTCAGATTCCAAGTACTCAAGCTTCCCTCAGCTATGGCATTCCTGCAAGCCCAGCTGTGAGCCCTTTTTCTGCTGTGGGATTGAATCAAACTTCTAGAGATGGTGCTTATATGCAGTGGCCAAGTGCTACAATGATGTATTCAAATTCATATGATCAGTTTAGACATGCTGTATTTCAG GCTCCATTTTGTCACCAACCTCTGAGCTTTGATTACTCGCAGAATCGTTAA
- the LOC18598613 gene encoding cAMP-regulated phosphoprotein 21 isoform X1, translating to MDLTPTTTITAAAMAVNDIESAVDPFLVEALQNPRHRLTILRMELDIQRFLQQSDQHQFEFQHFPTSYLRLAAHRVAQHYGLITMVQDNGLDGLGSRIMVTRTGEIRCPAVRLSEVPAKHSENDKPEQIKIAIRPRPNSGSLNEANQIGIKRSPVRSVEERKEEYDRARARIFSSPSSSDSDDSSPQISVDGKNESLIRDENENCRNSVVDPEKNITVRDGTCRVAIFRDREKDRTDPDYDRSYQRYVRSIPCNQSFGLAPYNMQKIQLPFLQYDSAFPQLGQIPSTQASLSYGIPASPAVSPFSAVGLNQTSRDGAYMQWPSATMMYSNSYDQFRHAVFQAPFCHQPLSFDYSQNR from the exons ATGGACTTGACTCCGACTACGACCATAACAGCCGCCGCCATGGCTGTCAACGACATAGAGTCAGCCGTTGATCCCTTCTTGGTTGAGGCTCTTCAGAATCCTCGTCATCGTCTAACTa TTCTGCGGATGGAACTTGATATCCAGAGGTTCTTGCAACAATCTGACCAGCATCAGTTTGAGTTCCAACATTTTCCCACTTCCTACCTGAGGCTTGCAGCACATCGTGTTGCTCAACACTATGGGTTGATAACTATGGTTCAAGATAATGGTTTAGATGGCCTGGGAAGCAGAATCATGGTGACGAGAACAGGTGAAATCAGATGCCCTGCTGTCCGCTTGTCTGAAGTTCCAGCCAAACACTCAGAAAATGATAAACCTGAGCAGATTAAAATTGCTATTAGGCCCAGGCCAAATAGTGGATCTTTAAATGAAGCTAATCAAATTGGTATCAAGAGAAGTCCTGTGAGAAGTGTGGAAGAGAGGAAGGAAGAGTATGACAGGGCTCGAGCACGTATTTTCAGTAGCCCTAGCAGTTCTGATTCTGATGATTCTTCACCTCAGATTTCTGTTGATGGAAAAAATGAATCTCTGATCAGAGATGAGAATGAAAATTGCCGGAACTCTGTTGTTGATCCAGAGAAAAATATTACTGTCCGTGATGGTACATGTCGAGTAGCCATTTTCAGAGACAGAGAGAAGGATCGTACTGACCCAGATTATGACCGGAGTTATCAAAG GTATGTTAGAAGCATTCCATGTAACCAGAGCTTTGGCTTGGCTCCTTACAATATGCAGAAGATTCAGCTTCCATTCCTTCAATATGATTCTGCTTTTCCTCAGTTGGGTCAGATTCCAAGTACTCAAGCTTCCCTCAGCTATGGCATTCCTGCAAGCCCAGCTGTGAGCCCTTTTTCTGCTGTGGGATTGAATCAAACTTCTAGAGATGGTGCTTATATGCAGTGGCCAAGTGCTACAATGATGTATTCAAATTCATATGATCAGTTTAGACATGCTGTATTTCAG GCTCCATTTTGTCACCAACCTCTGAGCTTTGATTACTCGCAGAATCGTTAA
- the LOC18598612 gene encoding bZIP transcription factor 17, with translation MAEAPAETVMGSELESLAIPPLDPLYLSTDLGFSLDDDDDFQITFDDFDQFCFPSDSEHLLIPDSSTTPDSDVERYLNSSSPELGSCNGPDSSGNSHSPLSSSGSGNCASAVSEAMNATSPDSENIVDQKISVEEIGKRRVSKRKKDREETDSSKCRRSSLTPSVNNSNSNSDNNNNDNSNAPSEEEEKRRARLMRNRESAQLSRQRKKHYVEELEDKVRTMHSTIADLNNKIAYFMAENATLRQQLSTAGGGGGGGGAVMCPPQPLPMPMYPPMAYPWVPCAPPYVMKPPGSQVPLVPIPRLKSQQPSVPASKAKKNESKTKKVASVSLLGMLFFILLFGGLAPIVNDKYDNTPVGSGFVGDGFYEVHRGRVLRVDGHLNGSNNSRDVAFSYGKFDRRNRVHGRGSESGVEQKEKGAHSVPGYMSNGSEPLTASLYVPRNDKLVKIDGNLIIHSVLASEKAMASHKASQKKNKETGLAIPNNFSPALAIPDTRENGGKRSREYRNPAERQMALSSGNADALKDHFKSTVADGKMQQWFREGLAGPMLSSGMCTEVFQFDVSAAIVPASSVTNVSAEHHQNATRHNKGRNRRILHGHPVPLSRSDVNITEQHVGRNSPKENFKGNKTASSMVVSVLFDPREAGDGDIDDMIAPKPLSRIFVVVLVDSVKYVTYSCMLPLPGLHLMTA, from the exons ATGGCGGAAGCGCCGGCGGAAACTGTTATGGGCTCGGAACTGGAATCTCTGGCCATCCCACCGTTGGATCCGTTGTATCTCTCTACAGATCTAGGGTTTTCTCTCGACGACGACGACGATTTCCAAATCACCTTCGACGATTTCGACCAGTTCTGCTTTCCCTCCGATTCCGAACACTTGCTCATACCCGATTCTTCTACTACACCCGATTCCGATGTGGAAAGGTACCTTAATTCTTCCTCCCCGGAGCTGGGTAGTTGCAACGGGCCCGATTCTTCGGGTAATTCCCACTCTCCTCTCTCTTCTTCAGGTTCCGGAAATTGTGCTTCGGCCGTTTCCGAAGCCATGAATGCTACCTCCCCGGATTCTGAAAACATAGTCGATCAAAAGATTAGTGTTGAAGAAATTGGGAAAAGGCGAGTGtctaaaagaaagaaagaccGCGAAGAAACAGATTCCAGCAAGTGTAGAAGATCATCGTTAACCCCCAGTGTAAACAACTCTAACTCCAATtctgataataataataatgataattcgAATGCGCCGAGCGAAGAGGAGGAGAAGAGGAGGGCGAGGCTCATGAGGAACAGAGAGAGTGCACAACTGTCAAGGCAGCGGAAGAAGCATTACGTGGAAGAGCTGGAGGATAAGGTTAGGACTATGCATTCTACTATTGCtgatttaaataataagatagCTTATTTTATGGCTGAAAACGCTACCTTGAGACAGCAGTTAAGTACTGCcggtggtggtggtggaggCGGAGGTGCTGTAATGTGCCCTCCACAGCCATTGCCTATGCCAATGTATCCACCGATGGCATACCCATGGGTGCCCTGTGCTCCGCCCTATGTGATGAAGCCGCCAGGGTCTCAGGTGCCATTGGTGCCTATTCCGAGGTTGAAATCACAGCAGCCATCAGTGCCTGCTTCCAAGGCTAAAAAGAATGAGAGCAAAACTAAGAAGGTTGCTAGCGTTAGTTTACTGGGTATGTTGTTTTTCATATTATTGTTTGGTGGGTTGGCCCCAATTGTGAACGACAAATATGATAATACGCCTGTTGGGTCTGGTTTTGTTGGTGATGGGTTTTATGAAGTGCATCGCGGGAGAGTTTTGAGAGTTGATGGTCATTTGAATGGGTCTAACAATAGTAGGGATGTAGCATTTTCTTATGGGAAGTTCGACCGTAGGAATAGAGTTCATGGTAGAGGATCAGAGTCTGGTGTTGAGCAGAAAGAGAAAGGGGCGCATAGTGTACCTGGTTATATGAGCAATGGTAGTGAGCCTCTCACTGCCTCCTTATATGTACCAAGAAATGATAAGCTTGTGAAAATTGATGgcaacttgataattcattctgTTCTGGCCAGTGAGAAAGCCATGGCCTCTCATAAGGCTTCTCAAAAAAAGAACAAGGAGACAGGTTTGGCGATCCCTAACAATTTCTCTCCAGCACTGGCAATTCCTGATACCAGAGAGAATGGAGGAAAACGTTCCCGTGAATACAGAAACCCTGCAGAAAGACAGATGGCTCTTTCTTCAGGCAATGCTGATGCTTTGAAGGACCATTTCAAGTCAACTGTGGCGGATGGTAAGATGCAGCAGTGGTTCCGAGAAGGACTGGCAG GACCAATGCTAAGTTCTGGCATGTGCACTGAAGTATTCCAGTTTGATGTCTCTGCTGCCATTGTTCCTGCTTCCTCAGTTACCAATGTTTCTGCAGAACATCATCAGAATGCTACTCGGCATAACAAGGGAAGAAACAGAAGGATTCTCCATGGTCATCCTGTTCCCCTCTCTAGATCTGATGTAAACATAACTGAACAGCATGTTGGAAGAAATTCTccaaaggaaaattttaaaggTAACAAAACTGCCTCTTCTATGGTAGTTTCTGTGCTTTTTGATCCCAGAGAGGCTGGTGATGGGGACATCGATGACATGATTGCACCAAAGCCGCTTTCTCGGATCTTTGTTGTTGTGCTTGTGGATAGTGTCAAGTATGTTACCTACTCCTGCATGCTTCCGCTGCCTGGTCTTCATCTGATGACTGCTTGA